In Microbacterium sp. No. 7, the genomic window GGCCCTTGCCCGCCGACTCGGTGCGCTCCATGTGCGGCTCGAGCAGCGCGACGGCCGTCTTCATGACCTCCGCGGACTGCAGCACGAACGGCAGCTGCATCTGCCCCGAGCCGAACCGCTCGCCGACGACCTTCATGCCCTCCAGCAGCTGGTCGTTGATGATGTCGAGCGGCGCCATGCCCTCCGCGCGCGCCAGGTCGAGATCGGCCTCCAGCCCTTTCAGCTCGCCGTCGATGATGCGCCGCTGCAGCCGCTCCCCCACGGGCAGCGCGGCGAGCTCGGCGGCCCGCTGGTCGCGCAATGCCGCCGTGTCGACGCCCGCGAACAGGTCGAGCATGACCGCGAGCGGGTCATACGTGACGTTGCCGTCGGCGTCGTGCTCGCGCCGGTCCCACACGAGGTCGAGCGCGACCTTGCGCTGATCGTCGGGAATGGATGCCAGGGGCACGATCTTCGCGGCATCCACGATCGCCGACGTGAGTCCCGCCTCGCGCGCCTCGTTGATGAAGACCGAGTTGAGCACGGAGCGTGCCGCGGGATTGAGGCCGAACGACACGTTCGAGACGCCGAGGGTCGTGTTGATGCCGGGGTACTTCACGACGAGGCCACGGATCGCCTCGATGGTCTCGATGCCGTCGCGCCGCGTCTCTTCCTGCCCCGTCGCGATGGGGAACGTGAGGCAGTCGACGATGATGTCCTCGACGCGCATGCCCCATTCGCCGACCAGCTCGTCGACGAGACGCGACGCGATGCGCAGCTTGTCCTCGGCCGTGCGGGCCTGGCCCTGCTCGTCGATGGTGAGGGCGACGACGGCCGTGCCGTGCTCCTTGACGAGCGGCATGATGCGGCCGAACCTGCTGGCCGGGCCGTCGCCGTCCTCGTAGTTGACGGAGTTGACGACGGGCCGTCCGCCGACGAGCTCGAGCCCCGCCTGGATGACGGCGGGCTCGGTCGAGTCGATCACGAGCGGAAGCGTGGATGCCGAGGCGAACCGCGACACGACCTCGCGCACGTCGGCGACGCCGTCGCGCCCCACGTAGTCGACGCAGACGTCGAGCAGGTGCGCACCGACGCGCGTCTGCGCGCGGGCGATCTCGACGCAGTCGTCCCAGCGGCCCTCGAGCATGGCCTCGCGGAACGCCTTCGACCCGTTGGCATTGGTCCGCTCGCCGATCGCGAGGTACGCGGCATCCTGCCGGAACGGCACGTGCTGGTAGAGCGACGAGACGCCGGGCTCGAACTCCTGCGGTGATCGAGGAGGATCTCGATACACGCCGCCTTCGGCGGCGCACTCGATCAGCGGAGGGGCATCCCCCGGTGGTCGAGCGGCCATCGCGGGCGACACATCCCCCTCCGATCGACCATCCACCGCGGGCGACGCGTCCTCCGCTGGTCGAACAACCGCCGCGGGCGACGCGTCCTCCGCCTCCGCTGGTCGAGTGCCGGCGCGCAGCGCCGGTGTATCGAGACCCGCCGCCTCGCGGAACGGCGCGAGCCGCTCGACGACCGCCGCGAGGTGCTCGGGCGTCGTGCCGCAGCATCCGCCCACGAGGGACAGCCCGAACTCGCGCACGAACTGCTCGTGCGCCGTCGCGAGCTCGGCGGGCGACAGCGGGTAGCGCGCGCCGTCGGCGGCCAGCACGGGAAGCCCCGCGTTGGGCATGCACGCGATCGGCACGGCGGCGTGCTTCGACAGGTGCCGCAGATGCTCGCTCATCTCGGCGGGACCGGTCGCGCAGTTCAGGCCGATCGCGTCGACGCCCAGCGGCTCGAGCGCGGTGAGCGCGGCTCCGATCTCGCTGCCCATCAGCATCGTGCCGGTCGTCTCGACGGTCACCTCGACGAAGATCGGCAGGCGGATGCCACGGCCGACGATCGCCTGCCGGCATCCGTTGATCGCCGCCTTCGTCTGCAGCAGGTCCTGGCTCGTCTCGACGAGGAACGCGTCGGCGCCGCCGTCGATGAGCCCCTCGGCCTGCAGCGCGAAGGTCTGCTTGAGGTGGTCGTAGGTGGTGTGTCCGAGGCTCGGCAGCTTGGTGCCGGGTCCCATCGAGCCGAGCACCCAGCGCATCCTCCCGTCGCGGGCCTCGGCCGCCTCGACGCGCTCCCGCGCGATGCGCGTGTTGACCTGGGCGAGCTCGTGGATGCGGTCGTCGATGTCGTAGTCGGAGAGGTTCGACCAGTTGGCGCCGAAGGTGTTGGTCTCGATCGCGTCGATGCCGACCGCGAGGTAGTCGTCGTGGATCGCCGCGATCATGTCGGGGCGGCTGACGCCGAGGATCTCGTTGCAGCCCTCGAGCTGCTGGTAGTCGTCGAGCGTCGGCTCGTAGCGCTGCAGCATCGTGCCCATCGCGCCGTCGGCGATCACGACGCGCGAGCGCAGGGCGTCGAGCAGGGCCTGCGCTCGGGCGGGGCGCGGAACGCCCTCGACGTCGAGAGCGAAGCGGGAACCGGTCATCGCCCGATTCTCCCACGCACCTCCGACATCCCCGAGATCGCGCGGGATGCCGGCGCCGCGACGCCCGCGACCTGCTCAGCGCGCCGCGCGGCGGGCCTTGCGGAAGGCGTCGATCGTGTCCCAGACGTTCACGCCGACCACCGTGAAGCCGACGAGGATCGGGATGATCGTCGCGACGGTCGCGGCCGAATCGCCGTCGGGGATGAGCGCGGGCCAGAACGCGGGGTTCAGCAGCTCGCCGCGCACGAGCAGCCAGATCGCCGCCGTCGCGAAGAGCAGGTTCAGGATGCCGTTCGTCACCGCGAGCCCCGTGGTCCAGCGTCCCGCGACGAACACCGCGACGGCGATCGCCGCCTCGATCGCGAGGAACACCCACAGCACGATGAGCCACACGGGCCACAGCCCCGGATGCAGCACCGAGATCCAGCCCGTCCCGGAGAGGTAGGCGGCGCCGAACACGTGGTCCCACACGACCAGGCCGGCCGCGAGGGCGAGGAGGCCGAGCGACCAGACGAGGTCGCTGCGGGTGGCACCGCTCTCGGGCGGCTCGGGCAGCTCGTCGAGCGTCCATTCCACGGCGACGTCGGTGCCGCGCGAGTACCGCTCGATCACGGCGAAGACGAGCGTGACCCAGAAGCACATGTGCAGGGCGGTGCCGATCCCCACCTGCACGGTCGTGCCGATGATCGCCCCGATGGGCTCGCCGGCGATCGACATGCCGAGCGCGACGCCGAACACCGCGAGCGGCACCATGATCCACAGCAGCAGCACGAGCAGCCGCTTCCACGTGAGGTAGTAGCGCGGGCCGATGAGGTGCAGCGGCCGGTCGGCGTATCCGGCGCCGAGCGCGTCGGGGTCGCCGAGCCCTTCGAGAACGGCGCGCTCGGCGGCATCCCGCTCCTCGCCCGCCTCGATCCGGGCGTCGATCTGGTCGTAGATCGAGTCGCGCAGCTCGTTCGCCACGTCGCCGCGCTGCTTCTCGGGCACGGTGCGCACGACCGCGGCGATGTAGCGATCGGCGAGGGCGGTGGCATCCGTCTTCTCGGTCATGGGTCAGTCCTCCCGGGGAAGCGCGGCGATCGCGTCGGCGAGGCGCGTGAAGTCGTCGGTGAGCACGGCGGCGAGGCGTCTGCCGTCGGCGCTCGTGCGGTAGAACTTGCGGGGCCGGGACTGGCCCGTGTCCCACTCGCTCGTGAGGTACCCCTGCTTCTCGAGCCGCCGCAGCAGGGGATAGAGGGTGTTGGCGTCGGTGTCGAAGCCGCGCTCCTGCAGATGCTCGAGCAGCCCGTATCCGTAGCCCGGCTCGATCAGCAGCCGCAGGCACGCGAGCACGATCGTGCCACGGCGCAGCTCCTGCACGTGGATGTCGAACTCGTTCTCGCTCACGCCTCACACGTTACTGTGCGTCACACACTATTGTCAATAGCGCCACATGCTGTCCGGCACATCGTGCGGCTGCGGGAACCTGCCGCGGCGGCGAGGGATGGCGCCCGGGCAGGAGACGGGCGCCATCGCGGGGCGGGCGCGGGGCGTATCGTGGAAGATGCCTCTGCGCCGCCGACGCCGCGGACGGGCCGGGTCGCGAGAGGCGGGAGAACACCATGAAGATCAGGACATCAGCCGACTGGCGCGACGACCTGCCGTTCGAGGTCGCGGTGCCCGCCGACCAGGTGGCTCCCGGCGACCCCGCGCGCTGCGCGGCGTGCAGCGCGACCACCGACCCCCTGCCGCGCGACGAGCTGTGGGTCGTCAAGCACCACCATCCGAACAATCCGGCCGGGTTCGTGCGCCTCTACTGCGCGTTCCACCGCCCCAAGCCCGCTCCGGCGCCCCTCTCCACGGCGGCCCCGGCCCGTCGCGCGGCATCGTCGCGCCCGTCGACGCCGCGCCAGCCCAAGCCCGTCGTGCCCGAGCGGCCCGCCGTGATGTGCCCCGACTGCTTCGTGCAGGTGCCGCCGACGGGAACGTGCGGCATGTGCGGCCAGCAGGTCTCCTGACGGGCGCTACCGTAGCGGCATGCCCGTCTTCGCCGCCGGAACCGACCGCCTCGACCGCGCCCGCGTGCACCGCTGGCTGAGCGAGGAGAGCTACTGGGCGCAGGGACGCCCCCGCGACCGGCAGGATGCCGCGATCGACGCGTCGCGCAACTACGGCGTCTACGACGAGGCGTCCGGCGAGCAGCTCGGCTACGCGCGCGTCGTCACCGACGGCGTCACGTTCGCGTGGCTGTGCGACGTGTTCGTGGATGCCGCGGCGCGCGGCCGCGGCATCGGCAAGCAGCTCGTGGAGGGCGTCGTCGCCGACCTGGAGCCGCTCGGCCTCAAGCGCATCGCCCTCGCGACCGGCGATGCGCAGGGCCTGTACGCGCAGTACGGCTTCGCCGAGGTCACGGGGGCGACGTGGATGACGCGGGCGGGGGCGGCGTCGTGACCCTCCCGCCGCTCGCCGACATCGTCGCGCGGGCACACGTCGTCGCACTGCCGCTCACGACCCGCTTCCGCGGCGTCGACGTGCGCGAGGCGCTGCTCATCGACGGCCCGGAGGGATGGACGGAGTTCTCGCCGTTCACGGAGTACGACGACGCCGAGGCGGCGACGTGGCTCGCGGCGGCGCTCGACTTCGGGTGGCACCCGCAGCCCGCGCCGGTGCGCACCGAGATCCCCGTCAACGCGACGATGCCGGCGGTGCCGGCGAGCGCCGTCGCCGACGTGCTGGCGCGCTTCGACGGATGCCGCACGACGAAGGTCAAGGTCGCCGAGCGCGGCCAGACGCTCGCCGACGACGTCGCGCGCGTGCGCGCCGTGCGCACCGCGATGGGGCCGGAGGGCCGCATCCGGCTCGACGCCAACGGCGCCTGGAACGTCGACGAGGCGGAGCACGCGATCCACGCGCTCGCCGCGTTCGACCTCGAATACGTCGAGCAGCCGTGCGCGACGGTCGACGAGCTCGCCGAGGTGCGGCGGCGCGTGAAGTACATGGGCATCCCGATCGCGGCCGACGAGAGCGTGCGCAAGGCCGCCGACCCGCTCGCCGTAGCCCGCGCGGGCGCCGCCGACCTGCTCGTGATCAAGGCGCAGCCGCTCGGCGGCGTGCGACGCGCGCTCGACCTCGTCGCCGAGGCGGGGCTGCCCGCCGTCGTCTCCAGCGCCCTCGACACGTCGATCGGGCTGTCGATGGGGCTCGCGCTGGCCGGGGCGCTGCCCTCGCTCGACTACGACTGCGGACTCGGCACCGCCTCGCTCCTGGCCGCCGATGTGGTCGCAGACCCCCTACGCCCCCGGTCAGGCACGCTCCCCGTCGGCCGCGTCGAGCCGGATGCCGCGCTGCTCGCCCGGCACGCCGCCCCCGCCCCCCGCCGCGACTGGTGGCTCGCCCGCCTCGAGCGCTGCCACGCCCTGCTCACCGCCCGAGAGTGAGCGAGGCGGGCAGCAGGGTTCTCATCCCCCGCTGGTCGAGTGCTCGCGGCGCAGCCGCGAGCGTATCGAGACCCTTGTAGCGGTCCGCGGGAAGGGTTTCGATACGCGCGCTGACGCGCGCTACTCAACCAGCGGGGGTGGGTGCACCTCACACCGCAAGACCCCGCCTCCCACTCCCGCTGGTCGAGTGCTCGCGGCGCAGCCGCGAGCGTATCGAGACCCCCGTAACGGACCGCGGGAGGGATTTCGACACGCCGCCTGCGGCGGCTGATCAATCTGCGCTCAGGCGTCCACGAGGGCGCTGACGAGGCGCTCGATGCGGGCGTTGTGCTGGGCGTTGACCTCGGCGTCGGTCCGGCCCTCGAGCACGCCGCGCACGCAGGTCTCGTCGGACACGTCGATGAGCACCTGGGCGATCTCCTCGGCCGGCAGGCGCAGGCGCAGGTCGAAGACGGAGGCGACGTGCGTGACGATGCCGGTGATGCGCGCCGACATCTCCGTCTGCCACGCGAGGTACGCGGCGCCGAGCCGCGCGTCGCGCAGCGCCTGGCTGCGGATCTCGCTGCCCAGCTGCAGGCCGATGCGGTCGCCGTCGGGCGGGCCCATGGCGCGCCGCACGAACGCGGGGAGGTCGACCGGGCCGTCGGGGTCGAGCGTGTCGACGCGCGCGGCGATCTCGTCGAGCTTCTGCCGTGCGAGCTGCGTGATGAGGGCGAGCAGCAGGTCTTCCTTCGACTCGAAGTTGGAGTAGAACGCGCCCCTCGTGAAGCCCGCGCGCTCGCAGATCATCTCGACGGACGCGGCGTCCATGCCGACCTCGCCGAAGACCTCGTGCGCGGCGTCGAGCAGACGCGCCCGCGTCTGCTCTCGGCGCTTGCTGAGAATCTGAGTCATGAGTTCACGATACACCTTTGTATCGAATACACTCCTGTATCGAACCCCTCGTCGACGCTCCGGGAGATCCCGTGTCCACTCTGCTGTTCTCGCTCGGCCGCTGGTCGTACCGTCACCCGTGGCGCGTCGTCGTCACGTGGCTGCTGCTGCTCGCGCTCGCGGGCGGCGGTGCCGCCGTGTTCGCGCAGGGCACCGACAACGCCTTCTCGATCCCGGGCACCGAGGCCGAGGAGGGCCTCGACGCTCTCAGCCGCACCTTCCCGCAGGCCAGCGGCACGAGCGCGCAGATGATCGTCGTCGCCCCCGAGGGCACGACCGTCGACGACGCCCCCGTGGACGGCATCCTCGAAGACGCGGTCTCCGAGCTCGGCGCGCTCGACGGCGTGCTCGCCGTGACCGATCCGTTCGACGAGCTCGTCTCGGGCACCGTCTCCGACGATCGCCGCGCCGCGATCGTGCGCCTGCAGTTCGACGGGCAGACGACCGA contains:
- a CDS encoding homocysteine S-methyltransferase family protein, with translation MTGSRFALDVEGVPRPARAQALLDALRSRVVIADGAMGTMLQRYEPTLDDYQQLEGCNEILGVSRPDMIAAIHDDYLAVGIDAIETNTFGANWSNLSDYDIDDRIHELAQVNTRIARERVEAAEARDGRMRWVLGSMGPGTKLPSLGHTTYDHLKQTFALQAEGLIDGGADAFLVETSQDLLQTKAAINGCRQAIVGRGIRLPIFVEVTVETTGTMLMGSEIGAALTALEPLGVDAIGLNCATGPAEMSEHLRHLSKHAAVPIACMPNAGLPVLAADGARYPLSPAELATAHEQFVREFGLSLVGGCCGTTPEHLAAVVERLAPFREAAGLDTPALRAGTRPAEAEDASPAAVVRPAEDASPAVDGRSEGDVSPAMAARPPGDAPPLIECAAEGGVYRDPPRSPQEFEPGVSSLYQHVPFRQDAAYLAIGERTNANGSKAFREAMLEGRWDDCVEIARAQTRVGAHLLDVCVDYVGRDGVADVREVVSRFASASTLPLVIDSTEPAVIQAGLELVGGRPVVNSVNYEDGDGPASRFGRIMPLVKEHGTAVVALTIDEQGQARTAEDKLRIASRLVDELVGEWGMRVEDIIVDCLTFPIATGQEETRRDGIETIEAIRGLVVKYPGINTTLGVSNVSFGLNPAARSVLNSVFINEAREAGLTSAIVDAAKIVPLASIPDDQRKVALDLVWDRREHDADGNVTYDPLAVMLDLFAGVDTAALRDQRAAELAALPVGERLQRRIIDGELKGLEADLDLARAEGMAPLDIINDQLLEGMKVVGERFGSGQMQLPFVLQSAEVMKTAVALLEPHMERTESAGKGRIVLATVRGDVHDIGKNLVDIILTNNGYEVVNLGIKQPIADIIAAAEEHDADVIGMSGLLVKSTVVMKENLEELQARGLARKWPVLLGGAALTRAYVEDDLAGLFDGEVRYAKDAFEGLALMEPLVRVARGEPADAVGLPPLKKRIHAAGSRLTLTEPEAMPARSDVASDNPVPAPPFWGTRIVRGIALADYAAYLDERATFMGQWGLKPGRGDDGLSYEQLVETEGRPRLRYWLDRILAEGMLDASVAYGYFPVVSEGDDLIVLHHGDDPSGVLGVPGLLAPDGGSLADRVPSRSDGVPLADRVPSRSDGGSLADRVPSRSDGVSRSIGTERLRFTFPRQRRDRHLCLSDFVRSRESGRIDVLPVQLVTAGARIDEVTAKLFAGDKYRDYYELNGLVMQLTEALAELWHARIRSELGFAGEDPADTAGLFKLEYRGARFSLGYPACPDMEDRRKVVELLRPERMGVELSEELQLHPEQSTDAFVFHHPEAKYFSV
- a CDS encoding permease prefix domain 1-containing protein: MTEKTDATALADRYIAAVVRTVPEKQRGDVANELRDSIYDQIDARIEAGEERDAAERAVLEGLGDPDALGAGYADRPLHLIGPRYYLTWKRLLVLLLWIMVPLAVFGVALGMSIAGEPIGAIIGTTVQVGIGTALHMCFWVTLVFAVIERYSRGTDVAVEWTLDELPEPPESGATRSDLVWSLGLLALAAGLVVWDHVFGAAYLSGTGWISVLHPGLWPVWLIVLWVFLAIEAAIAVAVFVAGRWTTGLAVTNGILNLLFATAAIWLLVRGELLNPAFWPALIPDGDSAATVATIIPILVGFTVVGVNVWDTIDAFRKARRAAR
- a CDS encoding PadR family transcriptional regulator, which produces MSENEFDIHVQELRRGTIVLACLRLLIEPGYGYGLLEHLQERGFDTDANTLYPLLRRLEKQGYLTSEWDTGQSRPRKFYRTSADGRRLAAVLTDDFTRLADAIAALPRED
- a CDS encoding GNAT family N-acetyltransferase; protein product: MPVFAAGTDRLDRARVHRWLSEESYWAQGRPRDRQDAAIDASRNYGVYDEASGEQLGYARVVTDGVTFAWLCDVFVDAAARGRGIGKQLVEGVVADLEPLGLKRIALATGDAQGLYAQYGFAEVTGATWMTRAGAAS
- a CDS encoding o-succinylbenzoate synthase, with amino-acid sequence MTLPPLADIVARAHVVALPLTTRFRGVDVREALLIDGPEGWTEFSPFTEYDDAEAATWLAAALDFGWHPQPAPVRTEIPVNATMPAVPASAVADVLARFDGCRTTKVKVAERGQTLADDVARVRAVRTAMGPEGRIRLDANGAWNVDEAEHAIHALAAFDLEYVEQPCATVDELAEVRRRVKYMGIPIAADESVRKAADPLAVARAGAADLLVIKAQPLGGVRRALDLVAEAGLPAVVSSALDTSIGLSMGLALAGALPSLDYDCGLGTASLLAADVVADPLRPRSGTLPVGRVEPDAALLARHAAPAPRRDWWLARLERCHALLTARE
- a CDS encoding TetR/AcrR family transcriptional regulator, which encodes MTQILSKRREQTRARLLDAAHEVFGEVGMDAASVEMICERAGFTRGAFYSNFESKEDLLLALITQLARQKLDEIAARVDTLDPDGPVDLPAFVRRAMGPPDGDRIGLQLGSEIRSQALRDARLGAAYLAWQTEMSARITGIVTHVASVFDLRLRLPAEEIAQVLIDVSDETCVRGVLEGRTDAEVNAQHNARIERLVSALVDA